One genomic segment of Chitinibacter sp. FCG-7 includes these proteins:
- the murI gene encoding glutamate racemase, with protein sequence MSASRVSPASLPSHPIGVFDSGVGGLTVVRALMDRLPFENIIYFGDTARVPYGVKSVATIEHYTQQIADFLQQQDVKMLIIACNTMAAVAADKVRASAKVPVLDVIEAGAKNAVAQTKTGGIGVIGTPTTINSNAYARAIHQLNPATRVYSQACPLFVPLVEEGWLDHAVTRLTAQEYLKPVFVESIDTLVLGCTHYPLIKPLLMDVCGDRMQLVDSALSIADQTADILQSSGLANPAHTMPDYRFVVTDLPVKFQTIGERFLGRSLGKIELTQL encoded by the coding sequence ATGTCTGCTTCCCGTGTTTCCCCAGCCTCTTTGCCTTCGCACCCGATTGGGGTTTTTGATTCGGGCGTGGGTGGCTTGACGGTGGTGCGTGCCTTGATGGATCGGCTGCCGTTTGAAAATATCATTTATTTTGGCGATACCGCTCGCGTGCCCTACGGCGTGAAGTCGGTAGCGACGATTGAGCATTACACGCAGCAAATTGCTGATTTTTTGCAGCAACAAGACGTCAAAATGTTGATTATTGCCTGCAATACGATGGCGGCAGTGGCGGCTGATAAAGTGCGCGCCAGCGCCAAAGTGCCGGTGCTTGATGTGATCGAGGCGGGTGCGAAAAATGCCGTGGCGCAGACCAAAACTGGCGGTATCGGCGTGATTGGCACACCAACGACGATTAACTCGAATGCCTACGCGCGCGCAATTCATCAGCTCAATCCAGCCACCCGCGTCTACTCGCAAGCCTGCCCGTTGTTTGTACCACTGGTGGAAGAAGGCTGGCTCGATCATGCGGTGACGCGCCTCACGGCGCAGGAATACCTCAAGCCGGTGTTTGTTGAGTCAATTGATACGCTGGTGCTGGGTTGCACGCATTATCCGTTGATCAAACCGCTGTTGATGGATGTCTGCGGTGACCGGATGCAGCTAGTCGATTCGGCCTTGTCGATTGCCGATCAAACGGCCGATATTTTGCAAAGCAGCGGTTTGGCCAATCCGGCCCACACGATGCCCGACTATCGCTTTGTCGTGACCGATTTGCCGGTGAAATTTCAGACCATTGGCGAGCGCTTTCTGGGGCGCAGTCTGGGGAAAATTGAACTGACCCAGTTATAA